The genomic region TTAATTTAGAGGTTGATATGCATGGCAATAATGATCCAAATAAAAAAGTACCTGATTCAGGGAGAACAAGGATTGATAAAAAATACCTAGATCCAAAGAGAATAGATAACTTCAGCGATATGATTAAGCGTGAACAAGAACGAATGAAGCAAAATCAATCCAGTAGTAGTAAGAGTGGTCAGGGCACCAGTAGGAGTGGTAAGTAATTATGTTAATTAATTAGAGAGGTGGTATTATGCCTAATAAAAGTGAAATAAATCGAGAATTAGTAAAAGCATTTAATAGTATTCTTCGTTTCAGTAATGCTGTTGTTACTAATTTTACTGTAAAGGACGATCATATTGTTATCTCGCTTGATAATAATATGACTCGTGATCGGCGCATAAAGTACCTGAGCAGTATGAAAGAAAAAATAATACAAAGATTTTGTCCGGATGAAAGTATTCTTGATGATAATTTTTATACAAAGTTTTTTCCTTTTAACTTTGATCAAGGGAAATCGGCTGAAGATAATAAATTTTTGGTGCCAATGAGGAAAGAGGTGGTTTCTAATCTAAAGTTTTTGCTAGCCCATGAACTCGCGCGATTTGCAACAGATCTTATTAAAGAGCAAGAAAAAGAAGACAAAAAATCGGAACTAGGTTGTGAGAATCTATCAGATGATATAGAGGAGGAGATAGAAAATCATGTAGATTATAATATAATTGATGAAGTCTTTAATAAGGGATCTTATCTATATGGTGCGGAGTGTGTTGATAGAAATTTGCAACGTTCTTTTGTAAATTTGCTTTCATCGGGAATAAAAGGTTATGAAAATGGTCCTAAAAAAACTAAGGATTTTTTAGAAGAGAAAGGAAATTATGTATATCTAAAGAAAAGCATTTTTGATAATCCTAAGCTCATTAAAGACATAGCAAAGGATAAAGTATCCTTGAAGTGTCGTGATTTGGAAGTTTCAAGTACCGAAGATGAAATGAATGACACTCTGAAGCGCGCAATTGTTGATTTAATTTGTAAGGCACTACCGCACCTACCAATTGATTCTATGTGGCATACTTCCCATAAAGAAAGTAAAGATGAGTATTCAATTTTGGCTCCTATTTTTGATTGTGGTAATTACATAGAGTTTTTAAATGAAAAAGAAGTTGATCATATTAATAATAAGGTGTTTGGTGGTACAAAAGTATTGCGTGATGTAAAAGATGATATTGCAGAAAGAGGTCTGCCAACATATGGTGCCGAACAAATATATGCAATAGATTTTGCTAACCCAGACATTGCTTACTGTGTGATGGATAAGATCATGGAGAGCTCTGTAATCAATGAGGATTATAAACTGTCCATTGATCCTGCACGTGTGCCAGCTATGAAACCACAAACTCTTGCCCCTTCTGAAGAAAAAGTAGGGACAGATGGACCAAGTGCAGATAGTGGTTTTGGTGATTCACCTAAGAATTCAGTTATAGGTAAATCACATAATGGAAACTCGAGCAAATTCCTTAGGCCCGACTACTATGGTGAAGGTAAAGGTGGGGATGATGCTTCGGCTAAAGATAGTGGCTTTGGCCCTTCTTCAGCACGATCTTCTCTTAATAAGCCCAAAACAACATTTAACCAACCTTCTATATCACAGCCTGACCAATGTTCTGCAAAAAAGCAGACATCAACTAATAAAAAATCAATTTGCTCTATTTCATAGCTAAAGAAAATTAGACTATTTGAGGACGAATTGTGAATGAAAGGTTATGTATCCGTTTAGATGCATGTGAGACCAGTGCTTTCTTTCTTGTTATACAAGTAGCTGACACTGGGATCACACTTGATTATGCAAGAAATCTAATGTTAAAAAACTCACAGTTATCCTAGTACTGCTTTATTATCTGCAGTCTTTTCAGGTTTGACGGAATTCAATTGAGAATCAATAGCAACAACTCCTTCTATCAATTTAGCCTGTTTATAGTCTTGACTTAGGAAATATATAGACAGTCCAACTGCTATTCCAGCAACAAGAGCAGATACTGCGAGTGCGCATAATATAATAGTCATTGAAGGGACTAAAGCACCACCAACACCGAGTCCAATGCCAAGAAAAACGCCAGGTATAATGCCAATCAAACTATTACATCTAGCACTTTCTTTTTTCGATTGAGCTTGGTCTTTCATACATTCGATGAGTAATTTTTTTATATCTCCTTGAGCTAAATCTAATGGGATTTTCTCTTCTTTATTCTTTATCAAAGGGCTTGCACCATATGTCAAAAGGGCTTCTATTGCTTTAGTGTTATTACTTATAACAGCTTGGTGTAATAATGTATTTCTACTTTGATCTCGAAAATTGATCAATCTGTCGAAATACTGAGGATTAGAAAGTATACTCACAGCTTCATCTAAAATCTTCATCACGTCTTGAAATGATAATTTCTCTTTTTTCTCAGATATTGCACTATCGTGTTTAATACAGTAGTGCAAAATAAGATACACCATATCTTTTCTTATATCTACAGGATCCTCTATAGATAAAGCTAATTTAAATAACCCCTTGTCAATAGGTATTTCGATATTTTTATCAAGAAATGCCTTCAATTGTCCAATTTTTTCTTGATACTTTATCTTTTGCCTACAGAAGATTTCAAGTAAAGTAGTCATACCATCTCCTTATTCTAATTATATCAATAATATAATAAATTCTAATAAAAGTCAGATTTTTAATTAAAAAGTTAATATAGTTTATTAGCAATTCCTACAAATGTCAAATAAATTCAAATAACATCAAAAAAAACTCACAGGGTCAACATCTATTGTTACTTCAATATTTGAACTCAAGTTACAGCAATGTTTCAGCTTTTTCTTTATGAATAGACTATGGTTATTGTATATTTTTAGTAACACTCTATACCGATATTTATTGTTTAAAAAATTTATTGCTGCTGGTGATGGGCCAAAAATTTCAAATTCTTTCAATGTCAAGTGCTGAGAGGTAGTTGAAAATTGATTATGCAAAAAGTTTGTTATCTCATTTGCTGCTTTCTGCGTTGCAAATTGATCCTTACCACAAACTATAAGCGCTATTAGCCTACTAAATGGGGGCATTTTAGCTTTGCGTCTTGACTCAAGTTCAATTTCATAAAACAAATCCCTTTTTTGCTGCTGCAATGCTTTTATTATCAAACTTTCAGGATTATTAGTTTGCACTATTACCGTTCCTTTTTCGTTGAACCTCCCAGATCTACCCGCAACTTGATGCAATAATTGATACGTCTTTTCTGCTGCCCTGAGGTCAGAATTTTCAAGGCCTAAATCTGCGTTTATCACTCCAACCAAAGTTAACTTAGGGAAATTATGCCCTTTAGCAATCACTTGTGTACCGATTATAATATTCACTTCTTCTTTGAGCACTGAGTCAATTACGTTACCAAGCGACTTCTGATCGCTGCTGATAATTGCAGTTTTTGCATTTGGTATTAATTTCACTATTTCTTCAACTAACCTTTCAATTCCCACACCATAAAGGAGCAATGACTGCTCACTTTGACAATTGGAGCATTTTTCTGGAAGTTTTAATTGATAAGAACAGTGATGGCATAAAAGGACATTCTTTTTCTTGTGGTACGTAAGCCATACAGTGCAATTTGAGCAGGAAATTTTATATCCACATTTTTTACAAACTGCAAGTTGCGCATACCCCCTGCGGTTTAGAAAGAGCATAACTTGCTGTTTTTTCTCTATGGTTTGTTTTATCCCTTCGAAAAGCTCATTTGAAATCCATTGTTTATTATTCACTACTTTTATGTGCGGCAACTCTGCACCACCGAATCGTTCGGTTAGCTTTACATGGTTGTAATTCCCTTTTTTAACATGATAAATTGTTTCAAGCAGCGGAGTAGCGGATGATAAAATAATCGGAATATTTTCGAGCTTGGCTAAGATAATGGCCATATCTCGAGCATTATATATAATTCCTTGTTCCTGTTTAAAGGATGAGTCATGCTCTTCATCGACGATGATTAATTTTAGGTTTTTATAAGGTAAAAAAAGTGCTGACCTTGCCCCAATAATTATCTGCGCACTTCCATTTGCTATATTAAGCCAATTATTTCGGCGAGCTTTGGGAGTAAGTCCTGAATGCCACTCAGCTATATTGCCAGATATCTGACTGTGAACACGATTTACTAATTGTGAAGTTAGGACAATTTCTGGCAGAAGGATCAGGACTTGTGCATCGTTTACGATTTCAATTAACCTTGCAATCACAGAGAGATAAACTTCCGTTTTTCCAGACCCGGTTTCACCGTCAAGCAAAGTCACTGAATACTCATTCAAATTACTTATTATCTTATCGCGAGCTGCTTGCTGCTCAGGGTTTAATTGGCAATCTATTTCACTTATTTCTTGCTTTTGCTTAGTGCAAACTAACTTATCTATTTGATTTACCTTTAACACTCCTCCCATTATCACTTTTGCAAGCATACCAATAGGTATTACATTATACTGCGCAACCCACTCTGCAAATTCGATCAGTTTTGGTCTGATGCTCGGTAAATCGACCTTTTGTTCAATAAATTTTAATTCTCGATCGCTTTTGCTACTTTCTCTCCAAACTATTCCAATCAAACGCTTTCTGCCAAACGGCACCACTACGTAATCTCCAATTGAAAC from Wolbachia endosymbiont (group B) of Parapoynx stratiotata harbors:
- the priA gene encoding primosomal protein N' — encoded protein: MTKTVDVLLPLPIDQLFSYVVEEDTEVSIGDYVVVPFGRKRLIGIVWRESSKSDRELKFIEQKVDLPSIRPKLIEFAEWVAQYNVIPIGMLAKVIMGGVLKVNQIDKLVCTKQKQEISEIDCQLNPEQQAARDKIISNLNEYSVTLLDGETGSGKTEVYLSVIARLIEIVNDAQVLILLPEIVLTSQLVNRVHSQISGNIAEWHSGLTPKARRNNWLNIANGSAQIIIGARSALFLPYKNLKLIIVDEEHDSSFKQEQGIIYNARDMAIILAKLENIPIILSSATPLLETIYHVKKGNYNHVKLTERFGGAELPHIKVVNNKQWISNELFEGIKQTIEKKQQVMLFLNRRGYAQLAVCKKCGYKISCSNCTVWLTYHKKKNVLLCHHCSYQLKLPEKCSNCQSEQSLLLYGVGIERLVEEIVKLIPNAKTAIISSDQKSLGNVIDSVLKEEVNIIIGTQVIAKGHNFPKLTLVGVINADLGLENSDLRAAEKTYQLLHQVAGRSGRFNEKGTVIVQTNNPESLIIKALQQQKRDLFYEIELESRRKAKMPPFSRLIALIVCGKDQFATQKAANEITNFLHNQFSTTSQHLTLKEFEIFGPSPAAINFLNNKYRYRVLLKIYNNHSLFIKKKLKHCCNLSSNIEVTIDVDPVSFF
- a CDS encoding ankyrin repeat domain-containing protein, producing MTTLLEIFCRQKIKYQEKIGQLKAFLDKNIEIPIDKGLFKLALSIEDPVDIRKDMVYLILHYCIKHDSAISEKKEKLSFQDVMKILDEAVSILSNPQYFDRLINFRDQSRNTLLHQAVISNNTKAIEALLTYGASPLIKNKEEKIPLDLAQGDIKKLLIECMKDQAQSKKESARCNSLIGIIPGVFLGIGLGVGGALVPSMTIILCALAVSALVAGIAVGLSIYFLSQDYKQAKLIEGVVAIDSQLNSVKPEKTADNKAVLG